One window of Equus caballus isolate H_3958 breed thoroughbred chromosome 3, TB-T2T, whole genome shotgun sequence genomic DNA carries:
- the VPS9D1 gene encoding VPS9 domain-containing protein 1 isoform X2 — MAAAAGDGAVKPLQCAMKLANGAIELDTGNRPREAYMEYLRSIHYISQVLLEEVESTKAGETLPPDTSKMLKLAEQCLERAQSTAAKLGKTHVKPAMPVAAPVPAPTTRHRRVYSDEGGKLSPFLPPEIFQKLQVVESQSSKKELTPLEEASLQNQKLKAAYEARMARLDPSQATQKTSLTLSLQRQMMENLVIAKAREETLQRKMEERRLRLQEAANRRFCSQVALTPEEREQRALYAAVLEYEQDHDWPKHWRAKLKRSPGDLSLVTSLVSHLLSVPDHPISQLLKKLQCAVYRALYPVVSRAAVGTASAPSCCALPPDADGLLAPGSRRLRPSQSLYCMLSLPEPGPTLRPPNDPPASPPVPPLHPSPPDRGTDSTPAGPPSPLADTSSRLPRKDSSFEDLELFLATSERWGQGPGGRPEPQTPGVEEPLLEQLKSTVKDIHNAIDRLLSLMLLAFEGLNTAASKDRCLACIEEPFFSPLWPLLLALYRSVHRPREAALSRSMELYRNAPPAAVGIPTKLLPRGPEALEAGAYPYCAAAQELGLLVLESCPQKKLECIVRALRVICACAEDYYRAQEAGPQPSAAAIGADDLLPILSFVALRSGLPQLVSECAALEEFIHEGYLIGEEGYCLTSLQSALSFVELLPRGALGK; from the exons CTGGGGAAACTCTGCCCCCAGACACCTCGAAGATGCTGAAACTGGCCGAGCAGTGTCTGGAGAGGGCCCAGTCGACAGCTGCCAAGCTTG GGAAAACACACGTGAAGCCAGCCATGCCTGTGGCTGCTCCTGTCCCCGCACCCACTACCCGACATCGCCGGGTGTACTCAGATGAGGGGGGGAAGCTCTCTCCGTTTCTGCCGCCAGAGATCTTCCAGAAGCTTCAGGTGGTAGAGTCACAAAGCTCTAAGAA GGAGCTAACACCCTTGGAGGAGGCCTCCCTGCAGAACCAGAAGCTGAAGGCTGCGTATGAGGCCCGGATGGCCCGTCTGGACCCCAGCCAGGCCACGCAGAAGACATCCCTG aCCCTGTCCCTGCAGCGGCAGATGATGGAGAACCTGGTGATCGCCAAGGCCCGGGAGGAGACA CTgcagaggaagatggaggagCGCCGGCTGCGACTCCAGGAGGCCGCCAACAG GAGGTTCTGTAGTCAAGTCGCCCTGACCCCGGAGGAGCGGGAGCAGCGGGCCCTCTATGCCGCCGTCCTCGAGTATGAGCAGGACCAC GACTGGCCGAAGCACTGGAGGGCCAAGCTCAAGAGGAGCCCAGGAGACCTGTCGCTGGTCACCAGCCTGGTTTCCCACCTGCTCAG CGTCCCCGACCACCCCATCTCTCAGCTCCTGAAGAAGCTCCAGTGCGCGGTGTACCGCGCGCTATACCCGGTGGTGAGCCGGGCTGCCGTGGGCACCGCCTCGGCCCCGAGCTGCTGCGCCCTGCCCCCGGACGCTGACGGGCTGCTGGCCCCTGGAAGTCGGCGGCTCCGGCCCTCGCAGAGCCTCTACTGCATGCTCTCCCTGCCTGAGCCTGGCCCGACCCTGCGGCCTCCCAACGACCCCCCTGCCAGTCCTCCTGtacccccactccaccccagccCCCCTGACAGAGGGACGGATAGCACCCCTGCAGGGCCGCCCTCACCCCTGGCAGACACCTCATCCCGCCTGCCACGCAAGGACAGCTCCTTCGAAGACCTAGAACTGTTTTTGGCTACTTCTGAGAGGTGGGGCCAGGGCCCTGGGGGGCGGCCCGAGCCCCAGACCCCAGGGGTGGAGGAGCCATTGCTGGAGCAGCTGAAGAGCACCGTCAAGGACATCCACAATGCCATCG ACAGGCTGCTCTCGCTGATGCTCCTGGCTTTTGAAGGCCTGAATACGGCCGCCTCCAAGGACCGCTGCCTGGCCTGTATCGAGGAGCCCTTCTTCTCCCCGCTTTGGCCCCTGCTGCTGGCCCTCTACAG GAGTGTGCACCGCCCCCGGGAGGCTGCCCTGAGCAGGAGCATGGAGCTCTACAGGAATGCACCCCCGGCAGCCGTGGGCATCCCCACCAAGCTCCTCCCTCGGGGCCCTGAGGCCCTGGAAGCTGGTGCCTACCCCTACTGCGCAGCAGCCCAGGAGCTGGGGCTCCTGGTTCTGGAGAGCTGCCCCCAGAAGAAGCTGGAATGCATTG TGAGGGCCCTGCGAGTCATCTGCGCCTGTGCGGAGGATTACTACCGGGCCCAGGAGGCTGGACCCCAGCCCAGTGCTGCTGCCAT TGGTGCCGATGACCTGCTGCCCATCCTGTCCTTCGTGGCGCTGAGAAGTGGCCTCCCCCAGCTAGTGTCAGAGTGCGCAGCCCTGGAGGAGTTCATCCACGAGGG GTACCTGATTGGAGAGGAGGGCTACTGCCTGACGTCACTGCAGAGCGCCCTGAGCTTCGTGGAGCTGCTGCCCCGGGGGGCTCTGGGCAAGTAG
- the VPS9D1 gene encoding VPS9 domain-containing protein 1 isoform X1, which produces MAAAAGDGAVKPLQCAMKLANGAIELDTGNRPREAYMEYLRSIHYISQVLLEEVESTKEAGETLPPDTSKMLKLAEQCLERAQSTAAKLGKTHVKPAMPVAAPVPAPTTRHRRVYSDEGGKLSPFLPPEIFQKLQVVESQSSKKELTPLEEASLQNQKLKAAYEARMARLDPSQATQKTSLTLSLQRQMMENLVIAKAREETLQRKMEERRLRLQEAANRRFCSQVALTPEEREQRALYAAVLEYEQDHDWPKHWRAKLKRSPGDLSLVTSLVSHLLSVPDHPISQLLKKLQCAVYRALYPVVSRAAVGTASAPSCCALPPDADGLLAPGSRRLRPSQSLYCMLSLPEPGPTLRPPNDPPASPPVPPLHPSPPDRGTDSTPAGPPSPLADTSSRLPRKDSSFEDLELFLATSERWGQGPGGRPEPQTPGVEEPLLEQLKSTVKDIHNAIDRLLSLMLLAFEGLNTAASKDRCLACIEEPFFSPLWPLLLALYRSVHRPREAALSRSMELYRNAPPAAVGIPTKLLPRGPEALEAGAYPYCAAAQELGLLVLESCPQKKLECIVRALRVICACAEDYYRAQEAGPQPSAAAIGADDLLPILSFVALRSGLPQLVSECAALEEFIHEGYLIGEEGYCLTSLQSALSFVELLPRGALGK; this is translated from the exons AAGCTGGGGAAACTCTGCCCCCAGACACCTCGAAGATGCTGAAACTGGCCGAGCAGTGTCTGGAGAGGGCCCAGTCGACAGCTGCCAAGCTTG GGAAAACACACGTGAAGCCAGCCATGCCTGTGGCTGCTCCTGTCCCCGCACCCACTACCCGACATCGCCGGGTGTACTCAGATGAGGGGGGGAAGCTCTCTCCGTTTCTGCCGCCAGAGATCTTCCAGAAGCTTCAGGTGGTAGAGTCACAAAGCTCTAAGAA GGAGCTAACACCCTTGGAGGAGGCCTCCCTGCAGAACCAGAAGCTGAAGGCTGCGTATGAGGCCCGGATGGCCCGTCTGGACCCCAGCCAGGCCACGCAGAAGACATCCCTG aCCCTGTCCCTGCAGCGGCAGATGATGGAGAACCTGGTGATCGCCAAGGCCCGGGAGGAGACA CTgcagaggaagatggaggagCGCCGGCTGCGACTCCAGGAGGCCGCCAACAG GAGGTTCTGTAGTCAAGTCGCCCTGACCCCGGAGGAGCGGGAGCAGCGGGCCCTCTATGCCGCCGTCCTCGAGTATGAGCAGGACCAC GACTGGCCGAAGCACTGGAGGGCCAAGCTCAAGAGGAGCCCAGGAGACCTGTCGCTGGTCACCAGCCTGGTTTCCCACCTGCTCAG CGTCCCCGACCACCCCATCTCTCAGCTCCTGAAGAAGCTCCAGTGCGCGGTGTACCGCGCGCTATACCCGGTGGTGAGCCGGGCTGCCGTGGGCACCGCCTCGGCCCCGAGCTGCTGCGCCCTGCCCCCGGACGCTGACGGGCTGCTGGCCCCTGGAAGTCGGCGGCTCCGGCCCTCGCAGAGCCTCTACTGCATGCTCTCCCTGCCTGAGCCTGGCCCGACCCTGCGGCCTCCCAACGACCCCCCTGCCAGTCCTCCTGtacccccactccaccccagccCCCCTGACAGAGGGACGGATAGCACCCCTGCAGGGCCGCCCTCACCCCTGGCAGACACCTCATCCCGCCTGCCACGCAAGGACAGCTCCTTCGAAGACCTAGAACTGTTTTTGGCTACTTCTGAGAGGTGGGGCCAGGGCCCTGGGGGGCGGCCCGAGCCCCAGACCCCAGGGGTGGAGGAGCCATTGCTGGAGCAGCTGAAGAGCACCGTCAAGGACATCCACAATGCCATCG ACAGGCTGCTCTCGCTGATGCTCCTGGCTTTTGAAGGCCTGAATACGGCCGCCTCCAAGGACCGCTGCCTGGCCTGTATCGAGGAGCCCTTCTTCTCCCCGCTTTGGCCCCTGCTGCTGGCCCTCTACAG GAGTGTGCACCGCCCCCGGGAGGCTGCCCTGAGCAGGAGCATGGAGCTCTACAGGAATGCACCCCCGGCAGCCGTGGGCATCCCCACCAAGCTCCTCCCTCGGGGCCCTGAGGCCCTGGAAGCTGGTGCCTACCCCTACTGCGCAGCAGCCCAGGAGCTGGGGCTCCTGGTTCTGGAGAGCTGCCCCCAGAAGAAGCTGGAATGCATTG TGAGGGCCCTGCGAGTCATCTGCGCCTGTGCGGAGGATTACTACCGGGCCCAGGAGGCTGGACCCCAGCCCAGTGCTGCTGCCAT TGGTGCCGATGACCTGCTGCCCATCCTGTCCTTCGTGGCGCTGAGAAGTGGCCTCCCCCAGCTAGTGTCAGAGTGCGCAGCCCTGGAGGAGTTCATCCACGAGGG GTACCTGATTGGAGAGGAGGGCTACTGCCTGACGTCACTGCAGAGCGCCCTGAGCTTCGTGGAGCTGCTGCCCCGGGGGGCTCTGGGCAAGTAG
- the VPS9D1 gene encoding VPS9 domain-containing protein 1 isoform X3 codes for MEYLRSIHYISQVLLEEVESTKEAGETLPPDTSKMLKLAEQCLERAQSTAAKLGKTHVKPAMPVAAPVPAPTTRHRRVYSDEGGKLSPFLPPEIFQKLQVVESQSSKKELTPLEEASLQNQKLKAAYEARMARLDPSQATQKTSLTLSLQRQMMENLVIAKAREETLQRKMEERRLRLQEAANRRFCSQVALTPEEREQRALYAAVLEYEQDHDWPKHWRAKLKRSPGDLSLVTSLVSHLLSVPDHPISQLLKKLQCAVYRALYPVVSRAAVGTASAPSCCALPPDADGLLAPGSRRLRPSQSLYCMLSLPEPGPTLRPPNDPPASPPVPPLHPSPPDRGTDSTPAGPPSPLADTSSRLPRKDSSFEDLELFLATSERWGQGPGGRPEPQTPGVEEPLLEQLKSTVKDIHNAIDRLLSLMLLAFEGLNTAASKDRCLACIEEPFFSPLWPLLLALYRSVHRPREAALSRSMELYRNAPPAAVGIPTKLLPRGPEALEAGAYPYCAAAQELGLLVLESCPQKKLECIVRALRVICACAEDYYRAQEAGPQPSAAAIGADDLLPILSFVALRSGLPQLVSECAALEEFIHEGYLIGEEGYCLTSLQSALSFVELLPRGALGK; via the exons AAGCTGGGGAAACTCTGCCCCCAGACACCTCGAAGATGCTGAAACTGGCCGAGCAGTGTCTGGAGAGGGCCCAGTCGACAGCTGCCAAGCTTG GGAAAACACACGTGAAGCCAGCCATGCCTGTGGCTGCTCCTGTCCCCGCACCCACTACCCGACATCGCCGGGTGTACTCAGATGAGGGGGGGAAGCTCTCTCCGTTTCTGCCGCCAGAGATCTTCCAGAAGCTTCAGGTGGTAGAGTCACAAAGCTCTAAGAA GGAGCTAACACCCTTGGAGGAGGCCTCCCTGCAGAACCAGAAGCTGAAGGCTGCGTATGAGGCCCGGATGGCCCGTCTGGACCCCAGCCAGGCCACGCAGAAGACATCCCTG aCCCTGTCCCTGCAGCGGCAGATGATGGAGAACCTGGTGATCGCCAAGGCCCGGGAGGAGACA CTgcagaggaagatggaggagCGCCGGCTGCGACTCCAGGAGGCCGCCAACAG GAGGTTCTGTAGTCAAGTCGCCCTGACCCCGGAGGAGCGGGAGCAGCGGGCCCTCTATGCCGCCGTCCTCGAGTATGAGCAGGACCAC GACTGGCCGAAGCACTGGAGGGCCAAGCTCAAGAGGAGCCCAGGAGACCTGTCGCTGGTCACCAGCCTGGTTTCCCACCTGCTCAG CGTCCCCGACCACCCCATCTCTCAGCTCCTGAAGAAGCTCCAGTGCGCGGTGTACCGCGCGCTATACCCGGTGGTGAGCCGGGCTGCCGTGGGCACCGCCTCGGCCCCGAGCTGCTGCGCCCTGCCCCCGGACGCTGACGGGCTGCTGGCCCCTGGAAGTCGGCGGCTCCGGCCCTCGCAGAGCCTCTACTGCATGCTCTCCCTGCCTGAGCCTGGCCCGACCCTGCGGCCTCCCAACGACCCCCCTGCCAGTCCTCCTGtacccccactccaccccagccCCCCTGACAGAGGGACGGATAGCACCCCTGCAGGGCCGCCCTCACCCCTGGCAGACACCTCATCCCGCCTGCCACGCAAGGACAGCTCCTTCGAAGACCTAGAACTGTTTTTGGCTACTTCTGAGAGGTGGGGCCAGGGCCCTGGGGGGCGGCCCGAGCCCCAGACCCCAGGGGTGGAGGAGCCATTGCTGGAGCAGCTGAAGAGCACCGTCAAGGACATCCACAATGCCATCG ACAGGCTGCTCTCGCTGATGCTCCTGGCTTTTGAAGGCCTGAATACGGCCGCCTCCAAGGACCGCTGCCTGGCCTGTATCGAGGAGCCCTTCTTCTCCCCGCTTTGGCCCCTGCTGCTGGCCCTCTACAG GAGTGTGCACCGCCCCCGGGAGGCTGCCCTGAGCAGGAGCATGGAGCTCTACAGGAATGCACCCCCGGCAGCCGTGGGCATCCCCACCAAGCTCCTCCCTCGGGGCCCTGAGGCCCTGGAAGCTGGTGCCTACCCCTACTGCGCAGCAGCCCAGGAGCTGGGGCTCCTGGTTCTGGAGAGCTGCCCCCAGAAGAAGCTGGAATGCATTG TGAGGGCCCTGCGAGTCATCTGCGCCTGTGCGGAGGATTACTACCGGGCCCAGGAGGCTGGACCCCAGCCCAGTGCTGCTGCCAT TGGTGCCGATGACCTGCTGCCCATCCTGTCCTTCGTGGCGCTGAGAAGTGGCCTCCCCCAGCTAGTGTCAGAGTGCGCAGCCCTGGAGGAGTTCATCCACGAGGG GTACCTGATTGGAGAGGAGGGCTACTGCCTGACGTCACTGCAGAGCGCCCTGAGCTTCGTGGAGCTGCTGCCCCGGGGGGCTCTGGGCAAGTAG
- the VPS9D1 gene encoding VPS9 domain-containing protein 1 isoform X4 — translation MEYLRSIHYISQVLLEEVESTKAGETLPPDTSKMLKLAEQCLERAQSTAAKLGKTHVKPAMPVAAPVPAPTTRHRRVYSDEGGKLSPFLPPEIFQKLQVVESQSSKKELTPLEEASLQNQKLKAAYEARMARLDPSQATQKTSLTLSLQRQMMENLVIAKAREETLQRKMEERRLRLQEAANRRFCSQVALTPEEREQRALYAAVLEYEQDHDWPKHWRAKLKRSPGDLSLVTSLVSHLLSVPDHPISQLLKKLQCAVYRALYPVVSRAAVGTASAPSCCALPPDADGLLAPGSRRLRPSQSLYCMLSLPEPGPTLRPPNDPPASPPVPPLHPSPPDRGTDSTPAGPPSPLADTSSRLPRKDSSFEDLELFLATSERWGQGPGGRPEPQTPGVEEPLLEQLKSTVKDIHNAIDRLLSLMLLAFEGLNTAASKDRCLACIEEPFFSPLWPLLLALYRSVHRPREAALSRSMELYRNAPPAAVGIPTKLLPRGPEALEAGAYPYCAAAQELGLLVLESCPQKKLECIVRALRVICACAEDYYRAQEAGPQPSAAAIGADDLLPILSFVALRSGLPQLVSECAALEEFIHEGYLIGEEGYCLTSLQSALSFVELLPRGALGK, via the exons CTGGGGAAACTCTGCCCCCAGACACCTCGAAGATGCTGAAACTGGCCGAGCAGTGTCTGGAGAGGGCCCAGTCGACAGCTGCCAAGCTTG GGAAAACACACGTGAAGCCAGCCATGCCTGTGGCTGCTCCTGTCCCCGCACCCACTACCCGACATCGCCGGGTGTACTCAGATGAGGGGGGGAAGCTCTCTCCGTTTCTGCCGCCAGAGATCTTCCAGAAGCTTCAGGTGGTAGAGTCACAAAGCTCTAAGAA GGAGCTAACACCCTTGGAGGAGGCCTCCCTGCAGAACCAGAAGCTGAAGGCTGCGTATGAGGCCCGGATGGCCCGTCTGGACCCCAGCCAGGCCACGCAGAAGACATCCCTG aCCCTGTCCCTGCAGCGGCAGATGATGGAGAACCTGGTGATCGCCAAGGCCCGGGAGGAGACA CTgcagaggaagatggaggagCGCCGGCTGCGACTCCAGGAGGCCGCCAACAG GAGGTTCTGTAGTCAAGTCGCCCTGACCCCGGAGGAGCGGGAGCAGCGGGCCCTCTATGCCGCCGTCCTCGAGTATGAGCAGGACCAC GACTGGCCGAAGCACTGGAGGGCCAAGCTCAAGAGGAGCCCAGGAGACCTGTCGCTGGTCACCAGCCTGGTTTCCCACCTGCTCAG CGTCCCCGACCACCCCATCTCTCAGCTCCTGAAGAAGCTCCAGTGCGCGGTGTACCGCGCGCTATACCCGGTGGTGAGCCGGGCTGCCGTGGGCACCGCCTCGGCCCCGAGCTGCTGCGCCCTGCCCCCGGACGCTGACGGGCTGCTGGCCCCTGGAAGTCGGCGGCTCCGGCCCTCGCAGAGCCTCTACTGCATGCTCTCCCTGCCTGAGCCTGGCCCGACCCTGCGGCCTCCCAACGACCCCCCTGCCAGTCCTCCTGtacccccactccaccccagccCCCCTGACAGAGGGACGGATAGCACCCCTGCAGGGCCGCCCTCACCCCTGGCAGACACCTCATCCCGCCTGCCACGCAAGGACAGCTCCTTCGAAGACCTAGAACTGTTTTTGGCTACTTCTGAGAGGTGGGGCCAGGGCCCTGGGGGGCGGCCCGAGCCCCAGACCCCAGGGGTGGAGGAGCCATTGCTGGAGCAGCTGAAGAGCACCGTCAAGGACATCCACAATGCCATCG ACAGGCTGCTCTCGCTGATGCTCCTGGCTTTTGAAGGCCTGAATACGGCCGCCTCCAAGGACCGCTGCCTGGCCTGTATCGAGGAGCCCTTCTTCTCCCCGCTTTGGCCCCTGCTGCTGGCCCTCTACAG GAGTGTGCACCGCCCCCGGGAGGCTGCCCTGAGCAGGAGCATGGAGCTCTACAGGAATGCACCCCCGGCAGCCGTGGGCATCCCCACCAAGCTCCTCCCTCGGGGCCCTGAGGCCCTGGAAGCTGGTGCCTACCCCTACTGCGCAGCAGCCCAGGAGCTGGGGCTCCTGGTTCTGGAGAGCTGCCCCCAGAAGAAGCTGGAATGCATTG TGAGGGCCCTGCGAGTCATCTGCGCCTGTGCGGAGGATTACTACCGGGCCCAGGAGGCTGGACCCCAGCCCAGTGCTGCTGCCAT TGGTGCCGATGACCTGCTGCCCATCCTGTCCTTCGTGGCGCTGAGAAGTGGCCTCCCCCAGCTAGTGTCAGAGTGCGCAGCCCTGGAGGAGTTCATCCACGAGGG GTACCTGATTGGAGAGGAGGGCTACTGCCTGACGTCACTGCAGAGCGCCCTGAGCTTCGTGGAGCTGCTGCCCCGGGGGGCTCTGGGCAAGTAG